The Argentina anserina chromosome 3, drPotAnse1.1, whole genome shotgun sequence genome includes a region encoding these proteins:
- the LOC126786148 gene encoding protein LIGHT-DEPENDENT SHORT HYPOCOTYLS 10-like, with translation MSGDHRRKNSVEASSSRSTNADHHHPQPNPQPLSRYESQKRRDWNTFGQYLKNQTPPVSMSHCQFNHVLDFLRYLDQFGKTKVHLHGCVFFGQPDPPAPCTCPLRQAWGSLDALIGRLRAAYEEHGGAPETNPFGNGAIRVYLREVKECQAKARGIPYKKKKKRRNNQLKAISDEAKGLKQLTS, from the coding sequence ATGTCTGGAGATCATAGACGAAAAAATTCCGTCGAGGCCTCCTCATCACGATCCACTAACGccgatcatcatcatccacaACCAAACCCTCAACCGCTCAGCCGCTACGAGTCTCAGAAGCGGCGAGACTGGAACACCTTCGGCCAGTACCTGAAGAACCAGACCCCTCCAGTTTCGATGTCCCATTGCCAGTTCAACCACGTCCTCGACTTCCTTCGCTACCTCGACCAGTTTGGAAAGACCAAGGTGCACTTACATGGTTGTGTCTTTTTCGGGCAGCCCGACCCTCCTGCCCCTTGCACCTGCCCGCTCCGGCAGGCCTGGGGTAGCCTCGACGCCCTGATCGGGCGTCTCAGGGCTGCGTATGAGGAACACGGAGGAGCACCGGAGACAAACCCTTTCGGTAACGGAGCTATTCGGGTTTACCTGAGGGAAGTGAAGGAGTGTCAGGCCAAGGCTAGAGGAATCCCgtacaagaagaaaaagaagaggaggaaCAATCAGCTTAAGGCGATTAGTGATGAGGCTAAGGGTTTGAAGCAACTCACTTCTTGA
- the LOC126786145 gene encoding trihelix transcription factor ENAP1-like, whose translation MGDLTESLTPSTATPNSSNPRPMPVREDCWSEDATSTLIDAWGRRYVELNRGNLRQKDWQDVADAVNALHGHTKKTHRTDVQCKNRIDTIKKKYKVEKGRVSTGLNSTWPFFDRLDSLIGSSVKKPSPSLSPSPPVAVPLPLAYRKPSPARPVVTAVSLPQKRSASAAALNEGFFRMNYSAVAAAAAAENDDDDEDEEDEEDNDDGDEEAEVEVERESDGEIGGGGGGAVGGEGLKRLAKAIERFGEVYQRVEAEKLRQMVELEKQRMQFAKDLEVQRMKMFMDTQVQLERIKHGKRPSSNDIYS comes from the exons ATGGGCGACCTAACGGAATCCCTAACGCCGTCAACCGCCACCCCCAATTCCTCAAACCCTAGGCCCATGCCGGTCCGCGAGGACTGCTGGAGCGAGGACGCCACCTCCACTCTCATCGACGCCTGGGGCCGCCGCTACGTCGAGCTCAACCGCGGCAACCTCCGCCAGAAGGACTGGCAGGACGTCGCCGACGCCGTCAACGCTCTCCACGGCCACACCAAGAAGACTCACCGCACCGATGTGCAGTGCAAGAACCGAATCGACACTATCAAGAAGAAGTACAAGGTCGAGAAAGGTAGGGTTTCTACAGGCTTGAATTCAACCTGGCCTTTCTTCGACCGGCTTGATTCTCTGATCGGATCCAGCGTCAAGAAGCCGTCGCCGTCGCTCTCGCCTTCCCCGCCGGTCGCGGTCCCGCTCCCGCTGGCGTACAGGAAGCCGTCTCCGGCGAGGCCGGTCGTCACCGCCGTCTCGCTGCCTCAGAAGAGGTCGGCGTCCGCGGCGGCGCTGAACGAGGGGTTCTTTAGGATGAACTACTCCGCCGTGGCTGCTGCGGCCGCGGCGGAgaacgacgacgacgacgaggaTGAGGAGGATGAGGAAGATAACGACGACGGAGATGAGGAGGcggaggtggaggtggagaGGGAGAGCGACGGCGAGattggcggcggcggcggaggagcaGTAGGAGGAGAAGGGTTGAAGAGATTGGCGAAGGCAATAGAGAGGTTTGGGGAGGTGTATCAGAGAGTGGAGGCTGAGAAGTTGAGGCAGATGGTGGAGTTGGAAAAGCAGAGGATGCAGTTTGCTAAGGATTTAGAGGTTCAGAGAATGAAGATGTTCATGGACACACAGGTCCAGCTGGAGCGGATCAAGCACGGCAAGCGGCCCAGCTCTAATG ATATTTATAGCTAA